The stretch of DNA CCTCCATCGAGGAGGGTGAGAACCTGGCCGCGCGCGCGCTGGGGCGGCCGGAGATTGCCTTTGAATGGGATGCGGTGCGCACGGTAATCACCCGCTATGACAGCGCCCAGCAGGGGGAGCTGGCAGCCCTGATGCAGGCCTATCTGGGCCCCACCCTGTCGCCGCACCGGCAAGATTACACCGCGCTGATCGGTCAGGCCGGCGAGCAGGTCAATGGCATCTACGAGGCCGATTACCGCGATTTCAACCGCGAAACCTATGCGCGCGGGCGCGAGACCTTCGACGCCACCTATGCGGCCTTCAAGCGGCTCCTGCTGGCGGTCTGGCGCCGGGATGAGTTGCAGATGCAGCGCGCGGCGCAGTAACGGGCTAAAAACACACCGCGCCTCATACTGTGACCCCGGCGGCCCCCAAGGGCAGACAGGACCGCAGAGATCAGATCAGGCGCGACAAAAAAAGGACAGGCAGATGGCAAAACGCAAACGGCTTTCCCCGGCACAGCCGACCTATCTCAGCACCGCGCCGGAGAGCAAATCCGCCCTCGGCGGCCCAGGTTCGCTGTCAGCGCCACCGATTGCGCAGGTCGCCTCCGAAGCCGCCACAGAGGGCGCGCTGCAGGAGCTGACAGCGGTGCTGGAGACCGCCCGCGCCAAGGGGCTGATGATCGAGGAGATCGCGCTTGAGGCCATTGATGAGACCCATCTGGTGCGCGACCGGCTGGAACAGGACGAGGAGGAAATGGGGGCGCTGGTGGGATCCCTGCGCGCCCGTGGCCAGCAGACCCCGATCGAGGTGGTCGAGCTGGGCCAGACCGCAGATGGCAAGACCCACGGGCTGATTTCCGGCTGGCGCCGTCTGCGGGCGATGCGCAGGCTGCATGCCGAAACCGGCGATCCCGCCTTTGCCACCATCAAGGCGCTGGTGATCCAGCCCGATGGCGCTGAGGGCGCTTATGTGGCGATGGTTGAGGAAAACGAAATCCGGGTGAACCTCTCCCACTATGAACGGGCCCGCATTGCGGTGCGGGCGCTGCGCGAAGGGGTCTACAGCAGCCAGAAATATGCGCTGCAATCGCTGTTTGCCAATGCCACCCGCGCCAAACGTTCCAAGATCGGCAGCTTTGTCACCCTGGTTGAGGCGCTGGATGAGGATCTGCTGTTCCCCACCGCCATCCGCGAGAAACTGGGGCTGGGGCTGGCGCGGGCCTTTGCGCAGACACCCGGCTTTGCCGATGAGGTGGTCGCGGCCCTGCGCGCCACCGCCCGCCCCACGGCAGAGGCGGAACAGGAGGTGCTGAGCCAGCTGCTGGCGGCTTATGAGGGGAGTGAGATTCCGGGCCCCGCTGTGGATCAAGCGGCCTCTGCCGTCCCGACGTCTGAGCGGGCGCCGGCTCCTGCGGAACAGCCTGCCCCGGCGCCCCGGGTGCGCAGCCTTGATCCTGCGGATCACATTGGCGCGGATGAGCGGGTGAGCGTGCAAGCCGCTGCGGGCGTGCGGCTGGGGTTCACCCCCGGTCAGCAGCGGATCGAACTCACCGGCACGGCAGTGGATACGACACTGATGGAAGATCTGAAGGCCTGGCTGCGCCGCCGCTGAACGGAGCCTGACAAGAGCATGCAAAAAGACCCTGATACAGGCGTATCAGGGTCTTTTG from Phaeobacter piscinae encodes:
- a CDS encoding ParB/RepB/Spo0J family partition protein produces the protein MAKRKRLSPAQPTYLSTAPESKSALGGPGSLSAPPIAQVASEAATEGALQELTAVLETARAKGLMIEEIALEAIDETHLVRDRLEQDEEEMGALVGSLRARGQQTPIEVVELGQTADGKTHGLISGWRRLRAMRRLHAETGDPAFATIKALVIQPDGAEGAYVAMVEENEIRVNLSHYERARIAVRALREGVYSSQKYALQSLFANATRAKRSKIGSFVTLVEALDEDLLFPTAIREKLGLGLARAFAQTPGFADEVVAALRATARPTAEAEQEVLSQLLAAYEGSEIPGPAVDQAASAVPTSERAPAPAEQPAPAPRVRSLDPADHIGADERVSVQAAAGVRLGFTPGQQRIELTGTAVDTTLMEDLKAWLRRR